The Acetonema longum DSM 6540 genomic interval CTTGCTGCAGAGCAGCTTTCGCCTTATGATTCACTCCCTGATCCGTCTCGGCGAAATACTGCCGCCGTTCGGAATGGCCGATAATCACATAACGGCATCCCGCGTCCTGCAGCATGGCCGGTGACACCTCACCGGTATAAGCCCCCTGCTTTTCCCAGTGCATATTCTGGGCCCCCAGCCCGATCCCGCTGCCGGCAAGAGCCTGGCCGGCCTCGTGCAGGGCGGTAAAGTTGGGGCAAACGACAACCTCCGCTTTCGAAGTGTCGAATTTTATCTCACGCAATTCCCGGATAAAATCCAGGGATTCCCGAACTGTTTTGTGCATCTTCCAATTCCCGGCAATGATTGGTTTACGCATGAAATCACCCCTGTTCTTGGTCGGCTAAAGCCGCCACCCCGGGAAGCACCCGTCCTTCAAGAAATTCTAAGGAAGCGCCGCCGCCGGTGGAAATATGGCTGATCTTGCCGGCCAGCTTAGTTTTTTCCAAAGCAGCGATGGAGTCTCCGCCGCCTACCACGCTGGTAGCGCCGGAAGCCGCCACTGCCTTGGCCACTGCCTCGGTGCCCTTGGCGAAGGCATCGAATTCAAATACACCCATGGGACCGTTCCAAACGACTGTTTTCACCTCGGCCAAAGTTCTGGCGAAAGCCTCCTGGCTGGCAGGCCCGATATCCAGGGCCATCCATTCCGCCGGGATGCTGTCTACCGCTACAACTTTATGCTGGGCATCGGCCGCAAACTTCTCGGCCGCCGTCACATCACTGGGCAGCAGCAGCTTCACGCCGCAGGCATTGGCTTTTTCCAGCAGGGATTTAGCCAGATCAAGCTTATCCTCTTCCACCAGGGACTTGCCCATAGCATAGCCCTTGGCGGCTAAAAAGGTATTAGCCATGCCGCCGCCGATGATCAATGTGTCTACTTTGGTCAGCAGATTTTCGATGACGCCGATCTTGTCGGATACCTTTGCCCCTCCGATAATGGCGGCAAAGGGATGCTTCGGCGCGTTCAGCACATCGTTCAGGTACATCAGTTCTTTTTCCATCAGGAAGCCGGCCACGGCCGGGATATATTGGGTAATGCCTTCCACCGAAGCATGGGCCCGGTGGGATACGCCAAAGGCATCGTTCACCAGAATATCGGCCAAGCCGGCCAGTTTTTTGGCAAACTCGGCGTCGTTCTCTTCCTCTTCTTTATGAAACCGCAGATTCTCTAATAAGAGGACCTGACCAGGCCGGAGCGCTTTAGCGGCATCTTCCACCAGCGGTCCCACACACTCGGAGACAAATAAAACCTGACGGCCTAACAGCTGAGACAGCCTGGGCACCAGCGCCTCCAGGGAAAATTCCGCATTGGGCTTGCCTTTGGGTCGCCCCATGTGACTGGCCAGAATGACGGCGGCATTTTTCTCCAATAAAAACTCCAGGGTATTCAATGTAGCCCGGATTCGGGTATCATCGGTGATTTTGCCTTCTTTGTCCATCGGTACGTTGTAGTCCACCCGCACCAGAACCTTTTTACCGCCAACCCATACATCTTTCAATGTTTTCTTATGCACGGATAATCCTCCTAAAGGGGGCCCAACCGGGCCCCATCTTCTCGATATGGTCTTTTATAACCCTTTGCTTGCCATAAAGGTTACCAGGTCCACTACCCGGTTGGAATAGCCCCATTCGTTATCATACCAGGACACCACCTTGGCCATGGTGCCTTCCACCACCATGGTGGACTGTCCGTCAACAATGGAAGAGTGGGGATTGCCGTTGAAATCCTTGGAAACCAAGGGTTCGTCGGTATAAGCCAGAATGCCTTTCAGTTCGCCGTTTGCGGCGTCTTTCATGGCTTTATTGATTTCTTCGGCCGTAGCGGGTTTCTCCAGTTCCACCGTCAGGTCGGTAATAGATACGTTGGGAGTCGGCACCCGCATGGCAAAGCCGTTGAGTTTGCCCTTGAGCTCGGGCAGAACCAGCGAAACCGCTTTGGCGGCGCCGGTAGTGGTCGGGATAATGGAGAGAGCGGCGGCCCGGGCCCGGCGCAGATCCTTATGGGGCAGATCCAGGATCTGCTGGTCATTGGTGTAGGAGTGAACAGTGGTCATCAAACCATGTTTAATGCCGAATTTCTCATGGAGTATTTTGGTGAAGGGAGCCAGGCAGTTGGTGGTGCAGGAAGCATTGGAAATGATGTGATGCTTGGCCGGCTCGTATTTTTTCTCGTTGACGCCCAGTACGATCGTAATGTCTTCCCCTTTGGCCGGGGCTGAGATAATCACCTTTTTCGCGCCGGCCTTGATGTGGGCGGCGGCCTTGTCAGCATCGGTGAAGCGGCCGGTGGATTCGATTACGACCTGGATGCCCAGGTCTTTCCAGGGAAGGCTGGCGGGATCTTTTTCCGCCAATACCTTAATAACCTTGCCGTTGACCAGGATATTGCCGCCTTCGGCTTTTACCTCGGCGTCCAGGGTGCCATGAATCGAGTCATACTTTAACAGATGCGCCAGCGTTTCAGCATCGGTCAGATCATTCACAGCCACGATTTCCACCGCCGGATTGTTGAGAGCCGCCCTGAATACATTGCGGCCAATGCGGCCAAACCCGTTAATACCTACTTTTGTCGACATAATAAACCCTCCCAAATTTTCTGATTGTATTTTTCTTAATGGTTACGCTGATGTCGGATGTATAATCATCTGAATGGCTCTGGCAGCCGCTTCATCGACCACCAGAACATCCTGGCTGCCGGCATGGGCTACGGCCACGATGGCGGCGGCTTTGGCAGCCCCTCCGGCCACGGCGATCACCATGCCGATTTCAGCCAGATCATTCAGTTTCAACCCTAAACTGCTGGTCACATGGACGATTTTTCCGTCCAGGGTGCAATAATGCCCCAGAGCTTCCCCGGCGGCACCCTGCTCCAGAATCTGCCGCCTGAGTTCCTTCCTGATTCCCCGTCTTTCGGCCATGCGACCGGCCTGGCCGATACTATAGATCAGGATATCGGCGCGTTTGATCCGGTCCACCACGGCACGCATGGGAGAATCGCCGGTAAGGACGGTTTCCAGGGCTTCTTCGCTCAATCCGTCGTGAATGTGCAGCAGGCGGTATTTACCGCCCAGATTATTGGCCATCACCGCCGCAACGGTATTGGCCTGATACTCTACCTGTTCGCCTAAGCCCCCCCGGGCCGGCACCACCAGGGTTTGAGGCGCCGATACCGTCAGGGCCTCGGCCACATTAGCCATGGTAGAGCCGCCGCTGACGGCGATGGTCAAAGGTCTGCCCAGTTGTTGGCTCAGCACCGAGGCCGCCGCCCGGCCCAGCTCTTTGGCCACCATGTTGTTGGTCTCACTGTCGCCGGGGATAATGACCACCGTTCCGACTGACAGCGCCTGCGCGATCTCCTGCTCCAACACGGTCAGTCCATGAAGCTGGCGGATGTATTCCGCCAGCTCGGCAAGAATAGCCTGCCCCGATTCGGTTATTGTCATGCCCAGCGGCGAGAAATCCACCAGTCCGGCATTTTTCAGGAAATCCACCTGGGCCCTGACCACTCTTTCACCGGTATCCAGAGTAGCGGAGAGAGACCGGCGTCCTACGGGCTGGGCATGGTAAATATGCCGCAGAATATTGTATCTTTCTTCAAATATCGCAATGAGTTCAGGCGCAATCTTCCGATGCAGCCGGATGATCATTTCCATGCTTTTCTCCCAGGGATGTTTTTTGTCCCGCCGGTACATATTTTGTCCCGTAAATATTAGAAAAAACGAATTATTTGTTTTATAACTTCGCCGGCAGGAATAGAACTCCTGCCGGTTTTCAGGAAAATTTTACTGCACATGGCTCTAGCCGTTAAAATTCTTTATGTCCTCGTAAATACGTAAAATCAGTTGGCCATAGGTCTCCCCGGCGGCAAAGGCTTCCTCGAACGAGGCGTATTTCCAGGCCGCATAGCCGGGATACGCCCACCTGCCGCCCAGCTCTTCCCAGGTAGGGCAGCTTCCCCGGGTGACATAGTTAAACCGGGGGTCAATCGGCTTGCGGGGCGCCGGCCGAGTCGTGGCATAAGCCCACAGGTGTTCCAGCTGAGCCCGCACACCATCCTGGGGTGTCGCGAAGTAATAGCCTCTGACGCCCCGGCCGGTTGTGCCCAGACCGGAAAAATTGTTCTGCTCCGGCACCACATCGCCGCCGTAGCGGAAAAATCCGGTTTCCAGCAATGTCTGAGCAAAGGCGATATCGCCGCGAATCCCCATATCCCGGCCAATATCGATATAAAGTCTGGCCACATTCGGCGCATGAGGATTTTTGCGGCGGAGATAGTTCTCCATCTGCTCCGCCGATAATTCCGGCTCTCCCAGAATGGGCGTGCCCCAAGTTTTTACCTTGCCGACTGTCAGAGGATAATACCATCCTGCTTGTTCCTCCGGCCGCAGGAAACCCTGTTCCAGCGAAAAATAGAATTCGGTACTCCCTTCATCCATATGATCAATATGTACATCTCTATCCGTCATGTCTTTTTCCGTATCCGTCAGGGAAGCCGCCAGGCCCGTCGCCGCAACGGCAAGCAGCAAACAGACTGCCGCCGAGCATCGCCTGGCAATACCCCGCCATAAATCCCGGGTTTTAACCATTATTTTCTCCTTCAGTTTAAACAATTGTATGGGACAATCCCGTCCATTATTTGGAAACTCTTTATACAGTATATTTATATTGTACCAAAGAGATGTTTTTCCGTACAGCGTCAGGCAAGAAAAAATTCGGCAGGAATAGCCAAAATCGTCGCGAATAATGGTATCGAGGAGGTGCAACGAAATGAACTACACTCCAACCGGTATTGATACCACGAAAAACATCCGCCCGGCCGGTCATGAACCGGAACTGGCTAAACAAATCATAGCCTTGCTGCTCGCCTGCTCCGATGCGCAGGGGGCCGCCTCTCTGCTGTCCTCTCTGCCAGGCCAGGCGCAGCCTGAAATCATTCTGTGGCTGCTGCAGGCGCAAAAAAATCCTCCGGCGCTCATATCCCTTCTGGGAAGCGCCTTTGGGGCGGAAACAGCCGCCGCCACACAATCCCTGGTCCACTGCCAGCCGGAAACTGTCGCCCGGATCCTGCAGGGCATACAGCCGGAAGCTGTGAAAGACATCCTGCAGTCCTTGCATAAGCTGGACCCGGATCTGGCGTCCCAGCTGGAAGACCGCCTGTTTTTCTTTGAAGACCTGAACCGTATACAAGACCTGGAGCTGCAAGCGATCCTGAGAAAACTGGACCTGAGCAAATTCCCGCTGGCCTTGACCGGCGCCGGGGAGGAATTGAAAAATAAAATACTGAAAAACATTTCCACCCGCTCCGGACAGCATCTGCTGGAAGAGTGCGAATATCTCAGCGACAAGGAAATCGACCCTAAAGAGGTCTGGGAGACCCGCCGCCGGATTATGAACGCCATCCAGGATTTGAGCGATGCCGGCGAAATCAGACTGCCCCGCCGCCGGCACGTGTCCTTGATCAAGCCGGAGGATTACGCCTCTGTGCCGGAAGAGACCCGCAAAATCGTGACTCGCCCGGTGAATGTGCTGCAGATGCTGGACGATGCCCTGCTGCAGGAGGTATTTGACTCCCTGCCGGCCCAGGATATTTTCCGGGCCCTGCTCTGGGTCAGCCAGGATCTCAAGACCCGCTGCTTCTCCCTGCTGGGGAATCGCTGGTATGATCTGACTGAGGAAGAAAATTCCTACCTGGCTAACCCCAACCTGTCCGCCAAAGAAGTGGAAGCCTCTGTACACAAGCTGAGCGAAACCGTCAAACAGGTCCACGGGCGAAAACTCAGCTCATGATTGCTTCCATCATGTTTTAACTATAGTTTCCCGGCTTAAAAAAGGCCGCGTTTCCCCGCGCATCAGCGCGGAATAACGTGGTCTTTTATTTTTGTTTTTTCCAGAGAATGCTTCGCTGATTAAAACTCATTTCAGAAACTTTGGGATTCAGGAGGACTCTGAGTCCCGAAATTCCGACTCCTGAATGGTTTGCAGCATTGCCGCAAGCTCCCCAGCCTCATGCTGCACCCATTCCCGGGTAATGATGGAAAGACCGCGCAGCATATCAGTATTCGCTGCACCCAAAACCACTCGGCAAAACGCAGGCACCCATTGCCAAAGATGTTCCTGCAAGAAACGCTTTTGGCAGTCCAGTCCTTCTATCATCTCATCTAAGTTTTCAAACTTTATGGCCTCCTCGCACAGCCGGGCCATAAAATTAAGCTCAATGCCGATATGATCCTCGGGTTCATTATTTTGCTTCGCAATAGCTGCCCCGGACGATTGATAAAACCGTCTCACGGCCATTGTCGGCTCGCCAAAAAGGATTTTTTCTTCCGTGCGATAGACGGACTCCCAAAGAGGCGCCTCTAAATGTCCCGGCCCCACAAACAGCCGCTTAAAATCTTCCCGCAGCGCTCTTTTATATTCCGGTTCCTGAGACCGGGTCAAGTCTTGTGCGATCAGCCTGCAGCCTCGCAGGAATTCCTCTTTGCTGAGATCTTCGGCTAACACGCTCATCAGATTCGCTTCTCTTGTATTGTCTAAAAAAGCATCTGTGGGGCCTTCTAAATAGAATTGCGCAATAAAACGATAAATGGCCCCTCTCCACCGCAGCCAGTCTTTTATCCAATCAGCGTTTTTCTTCATATTCATCCCACTCCCCTAGTCTCCGCGGTCCATATTGCTTAGCATCGTTTTTATCTGCAGCGCTACATGGAAATTAGCCAGCACGCTCAGATTCTTTAAATCTTTGCCCGTTATTTCTTCGATCTTTTTCAAACGATATCGCAAGGTATTTACATGGACAAACAGCGCCTCCGCGGTCTTGCCGAAATCGGCGGAGGTATAAATAAAGGCGATTAGAGTTTGCAATAAATCGGCGCCATAAATCCGGTCATATTCTTCCAGCAAGCCTAAAGTCTCCTGGCAATATTCCTTTAGCTCCTGTTCGCCCTGATTATAAACAAGCCGCAATACTCCCAGTTCATCGAAAAAGCTTATGCTGGCCTTTCGTTTTAACAAACGATGGATATCCAGTGCAATCTTAGCCTCCTGATAAGCCCGGTACAAGTCTGTTACGCCAGGGTACAGACGCCCTATTCCCGCCGAAAAAGAATAATCATCAGTATGCTTGCTTATGTACTGACATAATCCTGTGACCCATGGCTGAAGCCTGTGCTTATAGGAACCTTTATCGGGAATTTCCTGCGGGACGAGCAAAATGATTTGGCTGTTCCGATCGGCGATTATCGTTTGGGAGTTATTCTCCCGCACATATTCCCTGCTCCAATGATACATCCGCTCTACCGGCAAATTAGCCCTTTCCGGCAATTCACCCGGATCGGCGCCGACAATAACGACACTATGGGGTTTGGCCAGATCCCACCCCCAAATGCCCGCTTTATCGTATATGGCTTCCCGGTTTGGCAAATTATTGTATAAAATGTCCTGGATAAAATCATTATGATATTTTCTCTCAATATCCCGCTCACGTTTCATGCGTGACAACTCAGCCAACGCCCCCAGCGCCGCCGCTCTCAGAGGCTCTTTAAACCTTTCCCGCTCCTGCCCGCTGTCAAGAATGAAGCAATACCCGTAGAGCAAGGAATCTCCTATGGGTTTCATGAGACATGATCTGGGAGCCTTGCCGCACTCGATATCTCCGTAAAAAAACTCTCCGTCGCTGAGCAGCCTCCCGACGGCATCTCCGGCTATAAAACCTTCCGGCTGCTCCACGCTGGCGTCCCCGGCAATAAAGCCGGTCAGGCTATTGAGATGCACATCGCAAATGACCGCTTCCCGGCCCACGATCTCTGCAAGTAAATGCGCAATGGCGGAAATTCCTTTCCCTTGCGCGGCTAAGTCCAAAAAAAGCTGCCAAACATTGCTTTCTGTCATTTCCGTCATAGTAGCTCCAACCTTTGTTTTATCAAAGAAAATACGCTTCTCCTCTTTTTATCTCCCGTATACGCAGACTGGGATGCGTTAAGTTTATGCCTTCTGCCCCGGGAAACTGTATTTTCCCAGGCAATCCATGGTCTGTAATATCAGACACTACCTGCAGGGCCTTTGTCGGACAGCTGAGAACACAAAGCGGCTGGCGCCCCATACTAATATGTTCTATACATAAATCGCATTTATCTACCTTTCCCGTCTGCGGGTTAAAACGGGGTGCGCCAAAGGGACAGGCCTTAACACACCGGCTGCATCCCGTACAGCGCCCCGTCTGATGCACGACGACTCCGTCCCTTCTTTTAGTATAGCTTTTCTCGGGACAGACCCTGAAACATTCGGGATTTTCACAATGATTGCAGGACATGGATATAAAATAATGATGCTTTTTGCCCTTATCCACAACCAATTGTACCGTACGCAACGGAAACGGTTCGTCTTTTTCCTTCCGGCACGCTTTTTCACAGGCCCGGCAGCCGATGCAGCGGCTGGGATCGATAATAAAGCCAAATTGCATGATATCCTTTATCCCTCCTTGTTACACAGGCATAATATTGACAAATGTATCATAGTAGGCTATGGCGGGACCACCGGCGGCCGCTCCCCCCATATCGGTTCTCAAGGGAGGAACCAGGCAATTTAAAGCAATTTCAACTGCCGGCGGCTGATAGATAACAACCGTTCCCTCCGGTACAAATGAAGTGATCCTGCAGGTCACGGCTATTTCGCCCCGGTCGTTCATCAGGCGGCCGGTTTTTCCCTCAACGATTTTGCTTTTCCTGGCGGTTTCAGGATGAAGATAGGCGAAAATTCGCTCCCGGGGTTCACGCTCATGCGGCTGGGAATTGATCCCATCCCGGCTGTGCGGTGTTAAAAGCCGATAGGGATATTTATGCGTTCCACAGGCAGCCTGCGTGTATACCGGCAATGGCGGCAGCCCCGCTTTTTGCGCCTGCAGTGAAAACAGCTCATATTTTCCCGAGGGAGTAGAAAAAGCGCCCTGTTCCCATGGATTTCCCGGAAACTTGAAAGGGCGGGGTCCGTCCAGCAATTCCCATACGTCGGAAATCCCCAGCAGTTTGCACATTTCAGGCGCCATAATATCCGCAAGCCACTCTTTCTCCGTTTTGCCGGCAGGAAATGAATTCGATCCGGGCTTACGCTCATTCAGTTTTTGAACCAGAAGATTAACGATGTCAATATCGGACTTGCACTCCCCAACCGGTGAAATCGCAGGCTGATTAATGCCCAGCCAGTTATGCCAGTAGCTGGGGGTGAGGTCCCAGTGCTCCAGAAAAGTGGTCACCGGCAGAAACAGGTCCGCTTCCCGGGCCGTAGCCGTGAGAAATAAATCCGCTGCGACAACCATATCCAACTGTTTTATATGTTTGCGGATCATATCGACTTCCGCGTTTTGGGTCAGCGGATTGGCATTCGCCAATATCAGCATTTTGATCGGAGGATTCTCTATTTTTGCCAAACCGGCGGCCAAGTCATGGGCAAAAATGACCCGTCCGGGATCTGTCAGTCCCTCGCACTCCTTCACATGCTTCATGAGAAGCCGGCTGATGGACGGATTGGCAAAGTAGACACCCCCTCCCTTTTCCCCAATATGCCCCGTAATGGCAGACAAGGCGTTAATGCATCTCACGTTTTGCCCGCCATTGATATGGCGTTGCACTCCCAGTCCAATCCAAAGCGCTGCCGGTTGGGCGGCATATTCTTCGGCCAGCCTTCGCATCAGCATTGAGGGTACCCCGGTGATATCCGACATCTTTTGCAGGTCTATAGTATCTAAATATTGAAAAAAATCAGCTCCGCCCACCGTATAGCTTTCAACAAAGCCATGGTTGACCAGGTTGTTTTCATAAAGATGCTTTGCCATTCCCAATGCCAAAGCCCCGTCGGACCCCGGCCGTATCTGCACATACAAATCCGCCTGCGCCGCAGTAGCCGTGTAGACCGGATCAATAACAACAAGCTTTGCCCCCAGTTCCCGCGCCTGATTGATATAATCCATCTGGTGAATGGCGGTCCAGGCAGGATTGCTTCCCCAGCAAATGATATGTTTCGTTTGCCCCATAGCCGACGGGTCCAGCTGCATATAATCCCCGACATCGAAGTGCAAAGCGTCCAGCCCCGCACCCCAGCATATGGATCCCGCGGTGTTTGTCGCCCCCAGGCTATTGGCCAGCCAGCTCCATGCCCGATGCAGCAGGCTGATGTTTCCCGAGTTGCTATAACAGCAAATGGGCTCAAAAGAGCCGAATTGCGCAGAAAGACTCAGTATTTTTTCCGCCATGATGTCAACTGCCACAGGCCAGTCAATGCGGATCCATCTTCCCGAACGCCGCGGCTGCTGCAGCATGGGATATAAAATACGTTCCTTATGATACAAAGACCGTATATAACTCTGCCCCCGGGCACATATATACCCTTTGGTATACCCGTGCTGCCGGTCTCCCTGAATCTGCCGGACTTTACCGTTTTCCACCCGGGAGATAAGCCCGCACGTGCTATAGCAATTACTCGGGCATACATGCCGAAACACTTCCGTCCGCATAGTTCCTCCGCGTTAATTCCTGTATTACAGCATCTCCTGTATAAATTATACACTATTTACACAGTACCTTCTTACATAAATCTCCCCGCACAACAATCATCCATCATCAATATAAAAGTGTTTGCCTGTTACGCAAACACTTTTATAAGCATATATAAGGATTTCACTGTCATAAAAGAGTTAAAATTTCCCGATAAAGGGTACGCCGATCCCATAAAACAGATATCGTCCGATAATGGCCGACAGCAGTATCATCGCAAAGGTTCCCTGCAGCCAGGTCTTTGCATCCGCAGACCCCATCCTGTATTTTTTGTGAAACCGGAACATCGAGGCAATGCTGCCCACTGCCAATAGTTGTCCTGCTATAAACAGAGACATTTGATCATAAAGCAGTTTTATGCTTTGCTGCGCCAGACCTGCCCCGTTCACAAAAACCAGATATGCCGCCATGCCGGTTAACTGCAGCACGACAGACGCGGAAATGCCGGCCAGGGCCGCAGGCACAGTCGGCTGCTCCTGCTCTTGCGGCAATTGCCACAGCAGAACCGCATAGCCTATTAAGCCGAGGATGGCAGCCGTGGTATAAAAGGCAATGTGGGTATAGAACGTACTCCAGGCGGCCACTGCCGTGTAGATATAAGTACACGCCGTACTGATCAGGCAGAGGGCCCCGGCAAGCGCTGCCGCCCATCCTGCCAGCCGGTTCATTCCTGCACTTGCCAGCCCCTGTTTTTCCAAAAAGTAACATACAATAACCAGCCCGAAGAATCCGCCGCTGAAGAAAATTTCCCGGCTCAGCCATGACGTCCCTATATTGGCAACCGCTCCATAAGCAGCCAGCGGACTGCCCAGGTGCATCAGCGATGTCCCCATCGCAATTCCCATTAAAACGATGACCCAGCGTAAAATACTTGTTATTGCCAAGCGCCTTTCCCCGTTTAAAATCTGATGGGCGAGAAACAGTCCGATACTCGCCTGGGAAAGCAGTGTAAAGACTACTAAAGGCCATTCGTGTTTCATGCTCCCGCCTCCTTAGCTCTTATCCGCTATCGCGTTTTTATGCGGCTTCATAATTAACGACGGCTTTGTGGAAGGTTTGGGCATGCCTTTGATATAATTTGTGCCGCCGTATTTTTGACGCAATTCCTCCACGGGTCCCACATCCAGCACCCGCATGGGACAAGCCGTCACGCAGGCAGGCTTCTTGCCTTCCGCCAGAAGGTCCCGGCACAAATCGCATTTTCCCGTTTTTCCCGTATCAGGATTGTATTGCGGTGCGCCGTAAGGGCAGCTCATAATGCAATAGCGGCAGCCGATGCACTTCTTGGGATCGACAAACACAATCCCGTCTTCCTTACGTTTTTGCATAGCGCCCGTGGGACAATTTTTGACGCATGCCGGTTCAGCGCAGTGATTACAGCTCATTGAAATCCAATAAGCGTAGATATCACCGGTCACTACCGCATTGCTTTCTATGTATCCCCCTCCGGCGTACTCGGTCACTTTCCGGAACAGTTGTCCAACCTTCAGGTTATTTTTATTCTTTACAAGCGATTTGGCAAGTTGAACATCCCACACAATTCTCTTGTTGAAAATAGAAGCCAAGCTGGGCCATTTTACTCACTCCTCCCCATCCTTACGCCTTGGTAATCTGAACAAGATTCGTGTGCTGCGGATTGCCGAATGCCAGCGGAGTAGGATGATATTTTGTGATGGCATTGGTGCATCCCCGCTGGTCAACGCCCTGGGCATCCGGATTCCACCACGCTCCCTGCGGTACCGATATCACACCCGGCATCATGCGAGGAGTAATTTTTACCGGCAGCATCATACTGCCGCGATCATTGTAAACCTTTACTTTCTCACCGTTTTGCAGCCCTCTGTCCGCCGCGTCCCGGGTATTGACCCAGACTTCCTGCGGAGCCGCCTCTTCCATCCAGCGAACATTATCAAAGGTCGAATGAACGCGGCGTTTGAAGTGATGGCCTATGCACTGCAGCGGATACTTGCCGCGCAGCGGGTCCGCCGGTCCTTCCCAGGCAGCGATATATTTCGGAATGGCAGGAATCTCTTTGGGTTTGTTCATGGCCCACAAGCGAGGTGAAAAAATCTCAATTTTGCCCGACGGCGTAGGAAAGGGATTATGTTCCGGGTCTTCAATTTGTTTTTGAAAGGCAATGCTGGGCTCTTGATATTGCCAGCGGTATACGCCTTTCGCCTTGAACTCCTCATAAGACGGGAAACCCGGGTTTGCCTTGCGCGTGTCGTCCACTATTTTACGCAGCCATTGCTCTAATGTTTTGCCTTCCGTAAATTTTTCTCTCAGACCTAATTTTTCGGCGAGATCGGAGATCCAGTCATACCCATTGCGGCATTCAAATACCGTATCCACCGCTTTATTCATATACAGGATATAGTCGCCGTAGCCCCAGGGCGTAACAATGTCTTCCCGCTCCATCATATTGTCAGACGGCAGTAAAATATCGGCGAATTTAGCGCTGGCTGTCATGAAATGCTCGCTGGCCACAATACATTCCACCAGGCTTTCATCTTCCAATATCTTGGCGGTTCCGCCGCAATCCGAATGCTGGTTAATGAGACAATTTCCGGCGAGGTTATAAATCATCTTAATGTTGGTTGATAATTTTTTAACGCCTTTTACCCCTTGTTCCGTTCCCATGTCTTTGCCATGCTGAATCGCATCCGGCCAAATATAGCAGGAGATCGAAGCCTTGCAAGGATTATTGACAGGGATGGCGCCAATCTTTTGGCTGCGGGCCTGGGAAGCGTTTCCTGACGCCCAGCCGCCTTTTATGCCGACATTCCCGGTCATGGCCGCTAAAACAGTGCCGCTCCGGACAACCTGCTCGCCGTAAGCATGCCTTTGGGGACCATATCCCTGAATCAGGGCCCCCGGTTTCATCGTGGCATACTCCCGCGTCAGCTGTATAATTTTATGGCGCGGGATTCCGGTGATCGTTTCTGCCCATTCAGGCGTTTTGGCAGTCTTATCGTCGCCTGATCCCATTACATAGCTCCGGTAAGAATTCCCCGGCGGAATATGATCAGGCATATGTTCTTCATCAAAGCCCAGGCAGTATCTGTCGAGAAAAGGCTGATCCTGCAGATTTTCACTGATCATGACATACGCCATGGCATCCAGCAGCGCACTGTCGGTTGTAGGCCGGATGGGAATCCATTCATCGGCCAGCCCTATGGCGGTATTGGAATACATCGGATCGATGACCACGATCTTTGCCCCGGCTTCCTTCGCCTGTTTTAAGTAATAGGCGGTGTTTGTCCCATGGATCGT includes:
- a CDS encoding sugar-binding transcriptional regulator → MEMIIRLHRKIAPELIAIFEERYNILRHIYHAQPVGRRSLSATLDTGERVVRAQVDFLKNAGLVDFSPLGMTITESGQAILAELAEYIRQLHGLTVLEQEIAQALSVGTVVIIPGDSETNNMVAKELGRAAASVLSQQLGRPLTIAVSGGSTMANVAEALTVSAPQTLVVPARGGLGEQVEYQANTVAAVMANNLGGKYRLLHIHDGLSEEALETVLTGDSPMRAVVDRIKRADILIYSIGQAGRMAERRGIRKELRRQILEQGAAGEALGHYCTLDGKIVHVTSSLGLKLNDLAEIGMVIAVAGGAAKAAAIVAVAHAGSQDVLVVDEAAARAIQMIIHPTSA
- a CDS encoding molecular chaperone; the protein is MKKNADWIKDWLRWRGAIYRFIAQFYLEGPTDAFLDNTREANLMSVLAEDLSKEEFLRGCRLIAQDLTRSQEPEYKRALREDFKRLFVGPGHLEAPLWESVYRTEEKILFGEPTMAVRRFYQSSGAAIAKQNNEPEDHIGIELNFMARLCEEAIKFENLDEMIEGLDCQKRFLQEHLWQWVPAFCRVVLGAANTDMLRGLSIITREWVQHEAGELAAMLQTIQESEFRDSESS
- a CDS encoding glucosaminidase domain-containing protein, whose amino-acid sequence is MVKTRDLWRGIARRCSAAVCLLLAVAATGLAASLTDTEKDMTDRDVHIDHMDEGSTEFYFSLEQGFLRPEEQAGWYYPLTVGKVKTWGTPILGEPELSAEQMENYLRRKNPHAPNVARLYIDIGRDMGIRGDIAFAQTLLETGFFRYGGDVVPEQNNFSGLGTTGRGVRGYYFATPQDGVRAQLEHLWAYATTRPAPRKPIDPRFNYVTRGSCPTWEELGGRWAYPGYAAWKYASFEEAFAAGETYGQLILRIYEDIKNFNG
- a CDS encoding FliG C-terminal domain-containing protein — protein: MNYTPTGIDTTKNIRPAGHEPELAKQIIALLLACSDAQGAASLLSSLPGQAQPEIILWLLQAQKNPPALISLLGSAFGAETAAATQSLVHCQPETVARILQGIQPEAVKDILQSLHKLDPDLASQLEDRLFFFEDLNRIQDLELQAILRKLDLSKFPLALTGAGEELKNKILKNISTRSGQHLLEECEYLSDKEIDPKEVWETRRRIMNAIQDLSDAGEIRLPRRRHVSLIKPEDYASVPEETRKIVTRPVNVLQMLDDALLQEVFDSLPAQDIFRALLWVSQDLKTRCFSLLGNRWYDLTEEENSYLANPNLSAKEVEASVHKLSETVKQVHGRKLSS
- the gap gene encoding type I glyceraldehyde-3-phosphate dehydrogenase, whose translation is MSTKVGINGFGRIGRNVFRAALNNPAVEIVAVNDLTDAETLAHLLKYDSIHGTLDAEVKAEGGNILVNGKVIKVLAEKDPASLPWKDLGIQVVIESTGRFTDADKAAAHIKAGAKKVIISAPAKGEDITIVLGVNEKKYEPAKHHIISNASCTTNCLAPFTKILHEKFGIKHGLMTTVHSYTNDQQILDLPHKDLRRARAAALSIIPTTTGAAKAVSLVLPELKGKLNGFAMRVPTPNVSITDLTVELEKPATAEEINKAMKDAANGELKGILAYTDEPLVSKDFNGNPHSSIVDGQSTMVVEGTMAKVVSWYDNEWGYSNRVVDLVTFMASKGL
- a CDS encoding phosphoglycerate kinase, with translation MHKKTLKDVWVGGKKVLVRVDYNVPMDKEGKITDDTRIRATLNTLEFLLEKNAAVILASHMGRPKGKPNAEFSLEALVPRLSQLLGRQVLFVSECVGPLVEDAAKALRPGQVLLLENLRFHKEEEENDAEFAKKLAGLADILVNDAFGVSHRAHASVEGITQYIPAVAGFLMEKELMYLNDVLNAPKHPFAAIIGGAKVSDKIGVIENLLTKVDTLIIGGGMANTFLAAKGYAMGKSLVEEDKLDLAKSLLEKANACGVKLLLPSDVTAAEKFAADAQHKVVAVDSIPAEWMALDIGPASQEAFARTLAEVKTVVWNGPMGVFEFDAFAKGTEAVAKAVAASGATSVVGGGDSIAALEKTKLAGKISHISTGGGASLEFLEGRVLPGVAALADQEQG